CGCGAAATTGATAATATGTCAGAAAGATGTGTCAGGTCGACATGTAGACCCAGCATAGGTAGCGGCCTACGTAGTCCATTATACATCTCTGTCAACGACTTACATGTTAGATAATATTTGATATCTGGGTAGTTATAGCGGAGCAACATGGCAACACCCTAGGAAAGAAATTATAGCTACACATAATTGTCGAATATTGATACGGGCATTTCTTAGAAATCATAAATATTCCTCATAGCTTTTGACAATTCACGTCTGTTTTTGCGGACTACATTTCAAACATTCATGTTCCGGTTCTCGTTTTTAACTACTTCGTTTTCGTAAGATATTCGGTTGTCACTTTACCATATATGTCAAATTAGCCTGAGGTCAGTATTAAACTGACATGATGGACTTGTTTGGCAATCCTCTTACTTAACATAATGTATAATAAACTAAATTTCTAACCGATTTACttaaatgatacatttaaaaggTAAAAAAGATATGAATACTTATTGTTCATCAACtaagaaccccccccccccccccccttttttttaaacgtatcataattatcatattaagAAATAACATGACTAACAAATATCTTTTAATTGAAAGTAGCAAGAGTTTTAGCACTTAACATGTTTTATCACgatacattatttttatcacaaaatttCCTTGTGATAGCAATACGAAATATGCAAATGTATATATGAAGAATGTTGATTCGAATGCACGAAAAACATTCACAGCAAATAAAAACCGAGCCGGGATCCAGTATTTCGTATCTTTGGTCATAATTGATTTAAATTTGTAGCACTCTATCTTAGACTTTCTTTGAATTATAACAATGAGAATTTTTATAATTCAAGTCATATTTAATTGGGCCCTACTATCTACaggaaaataatgtaaaaaaaatcaacatacaTATTCACTTCTATAGCTATCATACCGAGTTGAGATTTCCCATATATCGTTgaggcgccgttttactattcaTTAATTATCTTTTAATATTAAATCATCTTTTCCTGGTATTTTTTCTTGTCCTGTCCTTATTCGACGTAATTAGGTTGTCAAAGCAACTATATTATTCACAAACATCTTTAACATTGTTATATCCAATGATCGAagttaaataaatatctcacaTGTTCTTTTATTTCttcacatacaaaaatgtacacattataaaaatattttattttgcacttatattattgtattaatTCTACAAAAATTTGAGCGTACATGCGGTATAAGTAGAGTTTAAAACGGTTACGTATAATATCAATCATATTGTGAGAGTTGTATTTGGTCAGTTCTATCGCCTGATTCAAGTTGATGTCTTTTCGTACTACAAGGTAATAATGGAGAGGCGAGCAGTTTAACCCGTTCCCGGAAAGATTTGTACATAAAGGAATAAACAAAGACATTGGTAAAACTGTTGCTGTTGGCTAGCCACATAGTCGTGAACTTGACAGATGGCGGGATAGTGTCGATATCAAACAAACTTATGCTAACCACCTCGGAGACGTACGGCCCCCAAACAATGAAGTAGATTGTAGAGGTAACTATGAGTAACTTAACAGCCTtgatatcgttagtacgggcTGCAGAATAGTTCTGGCTCTGTCTGCTATTGCGTCGGGTTACTGAAATGACCTTGCGCATCACGCTCACGtttgtaaatattaaaatggTTCCAGACaggacaggtatatatattgcTGTCACCACACAAAACCACTTGTATTCCCAGTACAATCCACATATCATTTCCTCCTGGCTAAATTGGTAATATAGAAATGAATCTTTCGTTGGTAATGGTAGAAAGAATGTTGTTAAAGCAACGATCCACAAGCAGGACACAATAATATAAGTCCGTTTGACGGTTAATAACGATCTATATCTTAGTGGTTTTTTGATGGCCAAATATCGGTCAATACTGACCAAGGATAAACTCCAGATAGATATAGTAACCGACGTTCCATGTATTATCCCAGCAATCTGACACCACACTGGTCCGTAAGGCCATCCGCCAATGGCAACGACGACTGAACAAGGAAAACAGGACACCAATCCTACCAACAGGTCGCTACAACTCATGTTTAGAAAGCATATACGGGTTATCCTTGGAAGCTGTTTGGTACTGGAAACAACATATATGTTCAaaatgtttgtcattataaTCATGATTGATATAGAAGCAACAAAGAAGACTTTTACATATCTAGTAGGGTCGTCATTGAAGGTGTAGTCCTTGTGAACAGTAATGCTGTACTTTGATAGAGAAACATTCCATTGGGTTGTTGTGACATCAGATATATCGGCCATTGGAAGCATATGTTGATTGCTTTTGTCTTTGTTCATTCCCAGACGACCGAAGGCGTGTCTGTAgaaacattaatgatatatacatatgatataattatgttttacatTAAATTGTTTGCAGTTATATCAACGAAAATGATGTAAGACTTTCCAAGTTATAGAGAACAAAACAACCAATTGAAAATAGACGTTTGAAATGTCCCTGTTTCAGCCACTGGCACTTTAATTATGAAATTACCAAGAAACATATACGGCCtgatacataattttttttagagATAATGATGATGTTTTGGTAAGTCTTATTGCGTTTTTGTTCAAAATAATAGGTCATAATtatttaaaagtaaaacaaatcaaattaaaaaaacaaattactgcgaaattcacccaaTTTCAGAAAGACTACCCAAGAACAAGTTTGAGCTGAAGAACCCTACTTTTTATTAAGTGTTACATAATACCCTAAACTCTTTTCTTAGATCATAGAATTTGAACGATACTCCAGTTTACCAATACTGAAGTCTATGGAAAACAATTGGCTGGATGGCCCCTTAATTGGATTTCCTTATTTATTTTACACACCTTACAAATGTTCTTCTTAACAAGAAAATGTGTATGCGCGacatatcttttgttttatgtgtattcATTAAATACTAATTGATGCagtttatttaaaagaaaactgCAGTgatgttttgaaattatttgagAGTGGCAcgtttattaaatattaattttgtttgtgtCCCCCTTTTCACTgatttgtatattgatataagtttTGATAACGTCTTATACAGTCTTATACCTGTCAGGTGACCGTCTGTTATCTTACAAAACATTTGCAGTTGGTGCAAAGCTGACATAAGAGATGGCAACTTTCTATTCTCAACTTAATAGTTGAATAGCCCTGATTCCGGCAGTTTGAAATTTCAATCACAGTCTGTGACTGGTCAGTTTTAAAAGGAATGCGCTATtgtaaaattattgttttactcCAGAAATGTAACGCTACATAGGTTTTTAAATCATAACGATTGAACTGGGTAATTGATTGGTTAATTACACCAATAACCGGGCCGTTTAGCCCAGTGCTTTTGGCTATCGGTCGATTTATCGACCTAGCAATTCTTTACCGTGTTCAATCCGTTATGCTATCAGAAAAGGTCAATCCAGTATCATTGTCAAACATGATCGATTCTCAGGATAATGATAAATGCCGTATCTGACCATTACCTATACTGTAAAACAGACCACCCGTTTGACCATTTGTAGATCTCGGTATCACTAGAAAGAAACCACATATAACAATTCAGAAATACACTGAAACTTCGTCTAGTCGAAGTGAAGCATGATTTGAAATAATACGTTGAAAACCATTGTTCATATACATTCCGAGGTAACATAAGTAAATGGAAACAATACATGCTACTTACCTTCTCTGTAGCCAGctatattgttatttattgaGACACATGTATGTCTGCACACTGTTCGCTTGAGTCAACCAATAACGATTCCGCTTGAACGCCGTCTAGCGGCGTGATCCGATAACTACTTCCATTCTCATTAACTTGCTTACGATATGAAGATTATAGCAACAATGAAACAGTGCTTGTTACTTTTAAGACTACCATCATAATAGCATTAGTACAGTTTCTCAATAAGCACACTCTCAATCAAACTGATATTTGCACACTTGATGCAACCAATGAGTCCAATTCTTTGATGGAATGTTTGTAACCTTGTTGAAATACTTTATGACAAGTGTTGATAACACATCACTCGAAAAGTCCACTTATGTAACACATGACATCTAGATCATAATAGATTTACTTCATGGCTGATGAATCAAGATCAAGTTCACCATTACTATTTCTTTTAGAAAATCCTTTGTCAACATCCCCTGAGATTTCCATCAAAACCAATTATAAGGAACcatggtatatggtatatcaGAGAAGTTTAAATTTGAAGGTTGTTGTgtctaggtcaaggtcacagttatTATTTAATAATAGTGTTCTAATATAGTTGATCAAGTTCGCTAATATACCTCCAAGCCCAATGAGAGTTAGCGTGTGAGACACGCCCTAGATCACCGACATTATAACGCATAATCGAGCCACTGCGATGTAAACTAATAACAGTATAAACGACTAAGCTAGACCAGAACGACAGATTTATTGTAGAAGAGGGAACTTAAGAGTCTTCTTACACTACACAATAATCTCGTTTGGTATATCTCTCTCCCTTAGGCCACTATTGGTGTATACCTTAACAACTGAACATGGCAGACATTAGATTCTTAGTAAATATGCATGAGAACACATATTTTGTTCCTCCTGCCAGGTAAAGTGgttatcaaaaaacaaaaacaaaaacaaccaaaaacaaacaaaaccaaaacacaaAACAGCATAGAGCAAAGGCAATGCTGGAGTCTAGTACACCAGCATTGTGACAAAATTAAGACTAGATTCTAGTACACCAGCATTTGGGCGAAGGTAATGCTGGAGTCTAGTACACCAGCT
The window above is part of the Pecten maximus chromosome 2, xPecMax1.1, whole genome shotgun sequence genome. Proteins encoded here:
- the LOC117315079 gene encoding neuropeptide FF receptor 2-like, with the protein product MNKDKSNQHMLPMADISDVTTTQWNVSLSKYSITVHKDYTFNDDPTRYVKVFFVASISIMIIMTNILNIYVVSSTKQLPRITRICFLNMSCSDLLVGLVSCFPCSVVVAIGGWPYGPVWCQIAGIIHGTSVTISIWSLSLVSIDRYLAIKKPLRYRSLLTVKRTYIIVSCLWIVALTTFFLPLPTKDSFLYYQFSQEEMICGLYWEYKWFCVVTAIYIPVLSGTILIFTNVSVMRKVISVTRRNSRQSQNYSAARTNDIKAVKLLIVTSTIYFIVWGPYVSEVVSISLFDIDTIPPSVKFTTMWLANSNSFTNVFVYSFMYKSFRERVKLLASPLLPCSTKRHQLESGDRTDQIQLSQYD